From Rhodamnia argentea isolate NSW1041297 chromosome 10, ASM2092103v1, whole genome shotgun sequence, a single genomic window includes:
- the LOC115752353 gene encoding proline-rich receptor-like protein kinase PERK8, translated as MCYVGKATKIFIFIVTALVVLGLVVGFGPLRHSLHHRSHAHQCSGDSSSCTFSSPVVSPTTPTNPIYPSTPDPGSSSTQPVPSSSNPPPSPTTSATPSSYPPPPSPILSPPIAIPTAPPPTSPSLPLSPPPTPPAELPPPPPPPPAATAAAPPYTSPPSPGVVTPGPEHALA; from the coding sequence ATGTGTTATGTGGGGAAAGCAACAaagatcttcatcttcattgttACCGCGCTCGTCGTCCTCGGCCTCGTCGTCGGCTTCGGCCCCTTGCGTCACTCCCTCCACCACCGTTCCCACGCCCACCAATGCTCCGGCGACTCCTCCTCCTGCACTTTCTCTTCCCCCGTCGTCTCCCCCACCACACCCACCAACCCAATCTACCCTTCTACCCCCGATCCCGGGTCCTCGTCGACCCAGCCCGTCCCATCTAGCTCGAACCCTCCTCCCAGCCCGACTACCTCAGCTACTCCCTCATCCTACCCGCCACCGCCCAGCCCGATCCTGAGCCCACCCATCGCGATCCCCACTGCCCCTCCGCCGACGTCTCCATCATTGCCACTCTCCCCTCCGCCAACGCCGCCAGCGGAATTGCCGCCTCCGCCACCCCCGCCGCCAGCTGCTACTGCTGCGGCGCCGCCCTACACAAGCCCGCCGAGCCCGGGGGTGGTGACTCCAGGTCCTGAGCATGCTTTAGCTTAA